A DNA window from Ensifer sp. WSM1721 contains the following coding sequences:
- a CDS encoding type I secretion system permease/ATPase, producing the protein MAQAIKGVRKGFIAAAALSGIINILMLTGPLFMLQVYDRVLSSQSIPTLVTLLGFVIALYAMMALFDFLRARILSRISHWIDDRLARPIFENWIERQGGAQAPGYKPVMDLANVRGLLGSPAFVVLFDLPWFPVYLVVVFLLHFDLGLLATGGALVVTIIAMLNEWLTGRGTQRASVMEMAENRFSDETFRNADSIVAMGMVASTGRYWRSLRADALGAMQEVSEKAEFLTALSKAFRMFLQSAILALGAYLVIQQELSGGAIVASSILSGRALAPIDQFIGGWKQLKRSRLAYSRLRDFMARNAAQPSKAVVELPPPVGNILFDNVTKFAPGLAGRRENRAIIAGVSFALKPGDGLGVIGASASGKSSLARLLVGVWMPDQGAVRIDGATFEQWGGERIGPHIGYLPQSFDLISGSIAQNISRFDQNARHEDIVEAAQLAGVHEMILSLPDGYATAVDNGLTPLTGGQRQRVALARAVFRKPRLIVLDEPNSNLDADGDTALSQAILKLREAGCVVVVMAHRPSAIAAVDKILMLKEGRCLEFGEKTEVLRKVTRVA; encoded by the coding sequence GTGGCACAGGCCATCAAGGGTGTGCGCAAGGGCTTTATCGCGGCCGCCGCGCTGAGCGGCATTATCAATATCCTCATGCTGACCGGCCCGCTCTTTATGCTGCAGGTCTATGACCGGGTTCTCTCCAGCCAGTCGATTCCGACTCTCGTCACGCTGCTTGGCTTCGTCATCGCACTCTATGCGATGATGGCACTCTTCGACTTCCTCCGCGCGCGCATCCTGTCGCGCATCTCCCACTGGATCGACGACCGACTGGCACGGCCGATCTTCGAGAACTGGATCGAGCGACAGGGCGGGGCACAGGCGCCCGGCTACAAACCGGTGATGGACCTCGCCAACGTCCGCGGCCTTCTCGGCAGCCCGGCCTTCGTCGTTCTGTTCGATCTGCCCTGGTTTCCGGTCTATCTTGTCGTCGTCTTCCTGCTCCATTTCGATCTTGGCCTGCTCGCCACCGGCGGTGCGCTGGTCGTCACGATCATCGCCATGCTCAACGAGTGGCTGACGGGGCGCGGCACCCAGCGCGCATCCGTGATGGAAATGGCCGAGAACCGCTTCTCCGACGAGACCTTCCGCAATGCGGACAGCATCGTTGCCATGGGCATGGTGGCCAGCACCGGACGTTATTGGCGCAGTCTTCGGGCCGACGCGCTCGGTGCCATGCAGGAGGTATCGGAAAAAGCCGAGTTCCTGACGGCACTATCGAAGGCCTTTCGCATGTTCCTGCAATCGGCGATTCTTGCGCTCGGCGCCTATCTCGTGATCCAGCAAGAACTGAGCGGTGGTGCGATCGTCGCCTCGTCCATTCTCTCGGGCAGGGCGCTTGCACCCATCGACCAGTTTATCGGCGGCTGGAAGCAGCTCAAGCGCTCGCGCCTTGCTTATTCCAGGCTCAGGGATTTCATGGCCCGCAACGCGGCACAGCCGTCGAAAGCCGTGGTCGAGCTGCCGCCCCCCGTCGGCAACATCCTCTTCGACAACGTGACGAAATTCGCGCCCGGCCTGGCGGGCCGCCGGGAAAACCGTGCGATCATCGCTGGCGTCAGCTTCGCGTTAAAACCGGGCGACGGGCTCGGCGTGATCGGCGCTTCGGCTTCGGGAAAGTCTTCTTTGGCACGGCTCCTGGTCGGCGTATGGATGCCGGATCAGGGAGCGGTGCGAATTGACGGCGCAACCTTCGAGCAGTGGGGCGGAGAGCGCATCGGTCCCCATATCGGCTATTTGCCGCAGTCGTTCGATCTCATCTCGGGCTCGATTGCCCAGAACATCAGCCGTTTCGATCAGAATGCGCGCCACGAGGACATTGTCGAGGCCGCCCAGCTGGCGGGCGTACATGAAATGATCCTGTCCCTTCCGGACGGGTACGCGACAGCTGTCGACAACGGTCTGACGCCGTTGACCGGGGGGCAGAGGCAACGCGTCGCGCTCGCCCGCGCCGTCTTCCGCAAGCCGCGGCTGATTGTGCTTGACGAACCGAATTCCAATCTGGACGCCGACGGCGACACGGCGCTGTCGCAGGCCATTCTCAAGCTGCGGGAGGCCGGCTGCGTCGTTGTGGTGATGGCCCACCGCCCCAGTGCGATCGCCGCCGTCGACAAGATCCTAATGTTGAAGGAAGGGCGCTGCCTTGAGTTCGGCGAGAAAACCGAGGTTCTGCGCAAGGTCACGCGGGTGGCCTGA
- a CDS encoding HlyD family type I secretion periplasmic adaptor subunit, whose protein sequence is MMTNETRAPSTNFRGPAILGLSLIAFLFGGSLAWAYFAEVSGAVIAQGTVDIQGKPKTIQHADGGIVKAIHISAGEVVRKDDVLIELDSTTIAANLAIYRGRLRDALVRRARLLAELDSRIDFAPPREIDIQRFQLTDIEPAMEQQRILMRVRRQTRDGEISQFDEKIAQLRNQIEGADGLRREKRRQIEVYEQEQASLQRLVEQEAIPRNQLLGIERATAELRGQIAEQGGEIARLENSISEAEIARAQVDKQMREKNTLELEEVEAKIDEMQQQILATDLQLQRTTIRSPIDGIIHELAMHTIGGVVQQGQAIMQIIPTDGDLEIEVNADTRSVDEITLDRRAIVRFPAFHERTTPEIFGRVVQVSPSSVVEERTGAAFYRVRISVPAAEKAKLGKRRLIPGMPVEAVMPTADRTVLSYLLKPLADQIAHAMREQ, encoded by the coding sequence ATGATGACGAACGAGACGCGAGCCCCTTCCACCAATTTCCGCGGCCCTGCCATTCTCGGCCTGTCGCTCATCGCCTTCCTGTTCGGCGGCAGTCTTGCCTGGGCCTATTTCGCCGAAGTTTCCGGCGCCGTCATCGCCCAGGGGACCGTCGACATCCAGGGCAAGCCGAAGACGATCCAGCACGCCGACGGCGGCATCGTCAAAGCCATCCACATTTCCGCCGGCGAGGTGGTGCGCAAGGATGACGTGCTGATCGAGCTCGACAGCACGACGATCGCCGCAAACCTCGCGATCTATCGCGGTCGGCTGCGCGATGCGCTCGTTCGCCGGGCACGATTGCTTGCCGAACTCGACAGCCGGATCGATTTTGCTCCGCCGCGCGAGATCGACATTCAGCGGTTCCAATTGACGGATATCGAGCCTGCCATGGAGCAGCAGCGTATCCTCATGCGGGTGCGCCGCCAGACGCGGGATGGCGAGATCAGCCAGTTCGACGAGAAGATAGCCCAACTGCGTAACCAGATCGAAGGTGCGGACGGACTGCGGCGGGAGAAGCGCCGGCAGATAGAGGTTTACGAGCAGGAACAGGCATCCTTGCAGCGGCTGGTCGAGCAGGAGGCGATCCCCAGGAACCAGCTCCTCGGCATCGAACGCGCGACGGCCGAACTGCGCGGTCAGATTGCCGAGCAGGGCGGCGAGATCGCCCGCCTTGAGAATTCGATCTCCGAAGCCGAGATCGCCCGGGCGCAAGTCGACAAGCAGATGCGCGAGAAGAACACGCTGGAGCTCGAGGAGGTCGAGGCCAAGATCGACGAGATGCAGCAGCAGATTCTCGCTACGGACCTTCAGTTGCAGCGCACCACGATCCGCTCCCCGATCGACGGCATAATTCACGAACTCGCCATGCACACGATCGGCGGCGTGGTCCAGCAGGGCCAGGCGATCATGCAGATCATCCCGACCGATGGTGACCTTGAGATCGAGGTCAACGCCGATACGCGCTCCGTCGACGAAATTACGCTCGACCGCCGGGCGATTGTGCGGTTCCCCGCCTTCCACGAGCGCACGACGCCGGAGATCTTCGGACGGGTCGTCCAGGTCTCTCCGTCCAGTGTCGTCGAGGAACGGACGGGTGCGGCGTTCTACCGGGTGCGCATCTCGGTTCCGGCCGCCGAAAAGGCCAAGCTCGGCAAGCGAAGGCTCATCCCTGGCATGCCGGTCGAAGCAGTGATGCCGACGGCCGATCGTACGGTTCTGAGCTATCTCCTTAAGCCGCTTGCCGACCAGATCGCTCATGCCATGCGAGAGCAATAA